Proteins co-encoded in one Medicago truncatula cultivar Jemalong A17 chromosome 8, MtrunA17r5.0-ANR, whole genome shotgun sequence genomic window:
- the LOC11446964 gene encoding flavin-containing monooxygenase FMO GS-OX5, with amino-acid sequence MVKVAVIGAGVSGLVAAKELQQEGHNVVVFEKNNRVGGTWIYTPKTDSDPLSMDPARETVHSSVYHSLRTNLPRQIMGFLDYPLSKRESGDPRTFPGHEEVLRFLEEFAGEFGIHELTRFETEVVKVERKENEWIVESRGGDSVSQEVFEAVVVCSGHFVEPRLAVVPGIENFPGFQMHSHNYRVPHSFKDQVVILIGLGPSSFDISKDIAGVAKEVHVATKPNPLLKGMKLENVRNICFHTLIKCVYEDGLVAFEDGFSTYADAIIHCTGYKYHIPFLETNGIVTIEDNRVGPLYKHVFPPSLAPGLSFIGLTFRETIFVVIELQAKWVARVLSGKILLPTEEEMMESVKDMYRVMEENALPKRYTHSIRPFQADYKQWLAAQIGLPPLEDWRDNMLMECFKKVIEMNEMYRDEWDDNYWDTIIENGSAS; translated from the exons ATGGTTAAAGTTGCAGTCATCGGTGCCGGAGTCTCCGGCCTCGTCGCCGCCAAGGAGCTACAGCAAGAAGGCCACAACGTCGTTGTTTTCGAGAAGAACAACCGTGTGGGAGGAACCTGGATATACACCCCAAAAACAGACTCCGATCCTCTAAGCATGGACCCGGCCAGAGAAACAGTTCACAGCAGCGTATACCACTCTCTGCGCACCAATCTTCCAAGACAAATCATGGGGTTCTTAGATTACCCTTTGTCCAAGAGAGAATCCGGTGATCCAAGAACGTTTCCGGGTCATGAAGAAGTGCTTCGTTTTTTGGAGGAATTTGCAGGTGAATTTGGGATTCATGAGTTGACCCGATTTGAAACGGAGGTGGTGAAAGTTGAGAGGAAAGAAAACGAGTGGATAGTTGAGTCAAGGGGTGGTGACTCAGTGAGTCAAGAAGTATTTGAAGCGGTTGTTGTCTGTTCCGGTCATTTTGTAGAACCGAGACTTGCTGTTGTTCCTGGTATTGAAAACTTTCCTGGGTTTCAAATGCATTCTCATAATTACAGAGTTCCTCATTCTTTCAAAGACCAG GTTGTGATTTTAATAGGACTAGGACCTAGTTCATTTGACATCTCAAAAGATATTGCAGGAGTAGCAAAGGAAGTTCATGTTGCAACAAAACCGAATCCACTATTGAAGGGTATGAAGTTGGAAAATGTTCGCAATATATGTTTCCATACTCTG attaaatGTGTATATGAAGATGGCTTGGTTGCCTTTGAAGATGGATTCTCTACTTATGCAGATGCCATAATTCACTGTACAGG GTACAAATACCACATTCCTTTCTTAGAAACTAATGGAATAGTAACGATTGAAGATAATCGCGTTGGGCCACTATACAAACATGTTTTTCCTCCTTCACTGGCTCCGGGGCTTTCTTTCATTGGTTTAACATTTAGa GAAACTATTTTTGTTGTAATTGAGTTACAAGCCAAGTGGGTTGCAAGAGTTTTATCTGGTAAGATTCTTTTACCTACTGAAGAAGAAATGATGGAATCTGTTAAAGACATGTATCGTGTCATGGAGGAAAATGCATTGCCCAAGCGTTACACACATTCGATACGTCCGTTTCAG GCTGACTACAAACAATGGCTAGCAGCACAGATTGGGTTGCCTCCGTTAGAAGATTGGAGGGACAATATGTTGATGGAGTGTTTTAAGAAGGTGATCGAAATGAATGAAATGTATAGAGATGAATGGGATGATAACTATTGGGATACCATCATTGAGAATGGATCAGCTTCTTAA
- the LOC25501073 gene encoding UPF0481 protein At3g47200: MTHTLMDKRISQLKEAQLKFEQNSKISIPKIQRVPKFLRQNERFYKYCSPKIISFGPIHHNNKCLKEGEQYKLLWTSTFLEEYGKEINQDGNQACKLLLNKIEDNIEELKNMFTEDAIEGFNDNDLAWILFVDGCSLLHFMGNVDDQYPEGLNLKFDQLMYIWRDVSLLENQLPYQMLEIICNERGIDLNFLVNNYQGMGACKRYGMTMIPLKNPKPFHILDSSRLMYLTSDLGIDVEEQGQMETQSEGNEPNQTGENTTLNQEDDDDEEVLSCNWNTYKSIRDLKIIGIRVKPNKTDAWTWSNVSFKSKWLSGELRLPIFLFNDVTPYFFRNLIAYEMCPDVRYNYECCSFFTFMDSLVDNAEDVKELRLAGVFQNLLGSDEELAKLFNDLGDDLPTKMYCNNSYTDAVAYSRRYLLIKVQIEKHYTNKWKTWLAQAYNTHFNTPWAMIAFLAAMLALVLTFIQTWCAIYPK, from the coding sequence ATGACTCATACGCTTATGGATAAAAGGATTTCCCAACTAAAAGAGGCACAACTGAAGTTTGAGCAAAATAGTAAAATTTCAATTCCTAAGATTCAAAGGGTTCCTAAGTTTTTGCGACAAAATGAAAGATTTTATAAGTATTGCTCACCAAAGATTATATCATTTGGTCCGATCCATCACAATAATAAATGTCTTAAAGAAGGAGAGCAGTACAAACTTCTATGGACCTCTACATTTCTTGAGGAATATGGCAAAGAAATCAATCAAGATGGTAACCAAGCATGCAAACTTTTGCTTAACAAGATTGAAGATAATATTGAAGAATTGAAGAACATGTTCACTGAAGATGCAATTGAAGGATTCAATGACAATGATCTTGCTTGGATATTGTTCGTGGATGGATGTTCCTTGCTACATTTCATGGGAAATGTCGATGACCAATATCCCGAAGGGCTAAATCTTAAGTTTGACCAATTGATGTATATATGGAGAGATGTTTCGTTGTTAGAGAACCAACTTCCATACCAAATGCTTGAGATTATATGCAATGAAAGAGGCATTGATTTGAACTTTTTAGTTAACAATTATCAGGGTATGGGTGCATGCAAACGTTATGGAATGACAATGATTCCATTGAAAAATCCTAAACCATTTCATATACTAGATTCTTCGCGCTTGATGTACTTGACGTCCGATTTGGGAATCGACGTTGAAGAACAAGGTCAGATGGAAACACAATCAGAAGGAAATGAACCCAATCAAACCGGGGAAAATACAACCTTAAACCAAGAAGATGATGACGATGAAGAAGTTCTTAGTTGTAATTGGAATACTTATAAAAGCATAAGGGATCTAAAAATAATAGGAATTCGAGTGAAACCAAATAAGACAGATGCATGGACATGGAGTAACGTTTCTTTCAAGTCTAAGTGGTTGAGTGGAGAACTAAGACTTcctatttttttgttcaatgaTGTCACACCTTATTTTTTTCGAAACTTAATAGCATATGAGATGTGTCCAGATGTTCGCTACAACTACGAATGTTGCTCGTTCTTTACCTTCATGGATTCATTGGTTGACAACGCCGAGGATGTGAAGGAGCTTAGATTAGCTGGTGTATTTCAAAACTTGCTTGGAAGTGACGAAGAATTGGCAAAACTCTTCAATGATTTGGGTGACGATTTGCCAACAAAAATGTATTGCAACAATTCCTACACAGATGCGGTGGCTTATAGCAGGAGATATCTTCTCATCAAGGTTCAAATTGAAAAACATTATACAAACAAATGGAAGACATGGTTGGCTCAAGCTTACAATACCCATTTCAATACACCGTGGGCTATGATTGCCTTCTTAGCTGCAATGCTAGCATTGGTTCTTACTTTTATCCAAACTTGGTGTGCTATCTATCCCAAGTAG
- the LOC11446965 gene encoding UPF0481 protein At3g47200, with protein sequence MCPDVRYNYECCSFFTFMDSLVDNAEDVKELRLAGVFQNLLGSDEELAKLFNDLGDDLPTKMYCNNSYTNAVAYSRKYLLIKIQIEKHYTNKWKTWLAQAYNTHFNTPWAMIAFLAAMLALVLTFIQTWCAIYPK encoded by the coding sequence ATGTGTCCGGATGTTCGCTACAACTATGAATGTTGCTCATTCTTTACCTTCATGGATTCATTGGTTGACAACGCCGAGGATGTGAAGGAGCTTAGATTAGCTGGTGTATTTCAAAACTTGCTTGGAAGTGACGAAGAATTGGCAAAGCTCTTCAATGATTTGGGTGACGATTTGCCAACAAAAATGTATTGCAACAATTCCTACACAAATGCAGTGGCTTATAGCAGGAAATATCTTCTCATCAAGATTCAAATTGAAAAACATTACACAAACAAATGGAAGACATGGTTGGCTCAAGCTTACAATACTCATTTCAATACACCATGGGCTATGATTGCCTTTTTAGCTGCAATGCTAGCATTGGTTCTTACTTTTATCCAAACTTGGTGTGCTATCTATCCTAAGTAA